Proteins from a genomic interval of Verrucomicrobiales bacterium:
- a CDS encoding NAD(P)-dependent oxidoreductase encodes MLDTSASLRGKTLFITGASRGIGLAIALRAARDGANIAVVAKAAEPHAKLPGTVYTACQEIEKAGGRAIACVTDIRSEEQVADAVAKTVQTFGGIDVLINNASAIHLSQTPATPMKRFDLMHQVNTRGTFVCSQACHSHLLRSSNPHILNIAPPLTLQPRWFAPHLAYSLAKYGMSLCVLGMAEEFREAGIAVNALWPRTIIATAALNLLGGEAAVRLARKVEIMGDAAHAVLIQPSRSLTGRFLIDEEVLAQAGVTDFSPYLVVPGAEPLPDFFLP; translated from the coding sequence ATGCTAGACACCAGTGCCAGTCTCAGGGGGAAAACGCTGTTCATTACCGGTGCCAGCCGGGGTATCGGACTCGCGATAGCGCTTCGTGCGGCCCGTGATGGCGCGAACATCGCTGTCGTTGCCAAGGCAGCGGAGCCTCATGCCAAGCTGCCGGGTACGGTTTACACGGCATGCCAGGAAATCGAGAAGGCGGGTGGCCGGGCTATTGCCTGCGTGACCGATATCCGATCTGAGGAGCAGGTTGCCGATGCAGTCGCTAAGACCGTTCAAACCTTTGGCGGCATCGATGTGTTGATCAATAACGCGAGTGCGATCCATCTGAGCCAGACTCCGGCGACCCCGATGAAGCGTTTCGACCTGATGCACCAGGTCAACACTCGAGGGACGTTCGTCTGCTCTCAGGCCTGCCACTCTCATCTGTTGCGATCCAGCAATCCCCATATCTTAAACATCGCCCCGCCCCTGACTCTGCAGCCTAGATGGTTCGCGCCACATCTGGCCTACAGCCTGGCTAAGTATGGGATGAGCCTCTGCGTCTTGGGCATGGCGGAGGAGTTTCGCGAAGCGGGCATCGCTGTGAACGCACTTTGGCCTCGGACCATTATCGCTACTGCTGCGTTGAATCTGTTGGGCGGAGAGGCTGCCGTGCGTCTCGCGCGCAAAGTTGAGATCATGGGAGACGCTGCCCACGCGGTTCTCATCCAGCCCAGCCGAAGCCTCACCGGTCGATTTTTGATCGATGAGGAGGTTTTGGCCCAAGCTGGCGTTACCGACTTCTCCCCCTATTTAGTGGTTCCGGGAGCGGAACCGTTGCCTGATTTTTTCCTGCCATGA
- a CDS encoding arylsulfatase, with amino-acid sequence MNTQTPCLIRVGHFSHRRTALWNRCWVLCWAVLILNVNLAQAASPLRPNIILMLSDDMGYSDLGCYGGEIATPHLDSLARGGLRFTQFYNTARCCPTRASLLTGLHPHQAGVGHMMEDRGYDGYRGRLNRQCLTIAEALAPAGYRSYAVGKWHVTPGQNQQVLADRSNWPLQRGFTRHYGTIHGAGSYFDPSSLVRDNQLITVANDPEYRPTEYYYTDAIAEHAVRFIREHARDHSDQPFFLYTAFTAAHWPLHAKAADIQKYRGRYDGGYEPVRLARRAKLKSLGMLNDRWGMVTPAEEWEQVKDKAFESRCMEVYAAQVDSMDQGIGRILEELRLRGQWENTLILYLQDNGGCAEGIGRGTNVVQRLHAPSLSPLSPETQQYDSVPKQTRDGWPVRQGRGVMPGAPDTYIAYGRGWAQVSNTPFREYKHWTHEGGISTPLIAHWPRVIRGSNRGRLRSDPGQLIDIMATCLDVGGASYPKSYAGNALKSLEGVSLRPAFTGRSLHRARPLVWEHEGNRALREGRWKLVSRENQPWELYDLGVDRTEQLDLAGGFPQRVTSMAAQWDAWAKRANVLPLSAWRGSAGRPRPAP; translated from the coding sequence ATGAATACCCAGACTCCCTGCCTCATCCGCGTTGGTCATTTCTCGCATCGAAGGACCGCTCTCTGGAATCGATGCTGGGTGTTGTGTTGGGCCGTTCTCATCCTGAATGTCAACTTGGCGCAGGCTGCCTCCCCTCTGCGCCCCAACATCATTCTCATGCTGTCGGATGACATGGGATACTCCGATCTCGGCTGTTATGGAGGCGAGATTGCTACGCCGCACTTGGACTCTTTGGCGCGGGGTGGCCTAAGGTTCACCCAGTTTTACAATACCGCTCGGTGCTGTCCGACCCGCGCTTCCTTGCTGACCGGCCTGCATCCGCATCAGGCCGGAGTGGGGCATATGATGGAGGATCGCGGATATGACGGGTATCGAGGTCGGCTGAATCGCCAATGCCTGACCATCGCCGAGGCCTTGGCGCCTGCGGGCTACCGCAGTTACGCGGTTGGGAAGTGGCACGTGACTCCCGGGCAAAACCAGCAGGTGCTGGCGGACCGAAGCAATTGGCCGCTCCAGCGCGGATTCACCCGCCACTATGGAACGATTCATGGCGCGGGCAGCTATTTTGATCCCAGTTCTTTGGTGCGGGACAACCAATTGATTACCGTGGCCAACGATCCGGAGTATCGGCCGACGGAGTATTACTACACCGACGCAATTGCAGAGCATGCGGTTCGGTTCATTCGTGAACACGCGCGCGACCATTCGGATCAGCCATTTTTTCTATACACCGCCTTCACTGCCGCCCACTGGCCTTTGCATGCGAAGGCGGCGGACATCCAGAAGTATCGCGGGCGATACGATGGCGGTTATGAGCCGGTTCGACTGGCCCGACGGGCCAAGCTCAAGTCGTTGGGAATGCTTAATGACCGATGGGGGATGGTGACCCCTGCGGAGGAATGGGAGCAGGTGAAGGACAAAGCCTTTGAAAGTCGTTGCATGGAAGTCTATGCGGCGCAGGTGGATTCGATGGATCAGGGCATCGGTCGTATTCTGGAGGAACTGCGTTTGCGCGGTCAGTGGGAGAACACCTTGATTCTCTATTTGCAGGACAACGGCGGCTGCGCGGAGGGAATTGGACGCGGGACCAATGTGGTTCAGCGTCTACACGCGCCTAGCCTTTCGCCGCTGTCTCCGGAAACTCAGCAGTACGACAGTGTCCCGAAGCAGACACGGGACGGCTGGCCCGTGCGACAGGGTCGCGGCGTGATGCCGGGTGCACCGGATACCTACATCGCCTACGGACGCGGCTGGGCTCAGGTGAGCAACACCCCTTTCCGAGAGTATAAGCATTGGACTCACGAAGGCGGGATCAGCACCCCCCTGATCGCCCATTGGCCGCGAGTCATTAGAGGCTCCAACCGGGGGAGGCTGCGATCAGACCCAGGTCAACTCATCGATATCATGGCCACTTGCCTGGATGTGGGCGGGGCTAGTTATCCGAAATCCTATGCAGGGAATGCGCTCAAATCTTTGGAAGGCGTGAGTTTGCGGCCCGCTTTCACCGGGCGTTCTCTCCATCGGGCTCGGCCCTTGGTTTGGGAGCATGAGGGAAACCGGGCCCTTCGCGAGGGTCGTTGGAAGCTGGTTTCGCGAGAAAATCAACCCTGGGAGCTTTACGATTTGGGCGTGGATCGTACCGAGCAGCTCGATCTTGCCGGGGGGTTTCCCCAGCGGGTCACCTCCATGGCTGCTCAATGGGATGCTTGGGCGAAGCGGGCCAATGTTCTTCCCTTAAGTGCCTGGCGAGGATCGGCAGGCAGACCACGCCCAGCCCCCTAG
- a CDS encoding glycosyltransferase has product MRILLCSLGSHGDIHPYLALGRELVRRGHTVAFATSSFYQALVERQGIRFTSIRPEAPLDDPAIMARIMDARRGPENVIKEHVMPALRDTYQDLLKPATQADLLVSHVLTYAVPMLAEKLCKPWASTVLSPMIFFSAHDVPTLAPLPMLAKLRVLGPRINRWLIRQLKRVSHSWSRPVRELRRELQLPPGGDPLWEGQHSPHLVLAMFSGRFGPPQPDWPPNVHVTGFPFLDAPDEPLDEGLERFVSEGAPPIVFTLGSAAVRVAGDFYSVAAQVARCLNRRAVLVAGSAAAALRADLPPSMTAVEWASYPGLFSRASAVVHQGGVGTTAQALRAGAPQLVVPFAHDQFDNADRVGRLGVGRILRRSRFSQRSLARELEGLLADQQMTGIAAKEGRWVREEGGAARAADVLLERFS; this is encoded by the coding sequence ATGAGAATTCTCCTCTGCAGCCTCGGCTCGCACGGCGATATTCACCCCTACTTGGCCTTGGGTCGGGAATTGGTGCGACGAGGCCATACCGTCGCTTTCGCCACTTCGTCCTTCTACCAGGCATTGGTCGAGCGCCAGGGCATCAGGTTCACATCCATCCGACCCGAGGCCCCGCTGGACGACCCGGCGATCATGGCGAGGATCATGGACGCGCGTCGAGGACCGGAGAACGTGATCAAAGAGCATGTGATGCCGGCGCTCCGCGACACCTACCAAGATCTGCTCAAGCCAGCCACGCAGGCCGACTTGCTGGTTTCCCATGTGCTCACCTACGCGGTTCCGATGCTGGCGGAAAAGCTCTGCAAACCGTGGGCATCGACGGTTCTTTCCCCCATGATCTTCTTTTCAGCGCACGATGTGCCAACACTAGCGCCACTCCCCATGCTGGCGAAGCTGCGGGTCTTGGGGCCGAGGATCAACCGTTGGCTAATTCGCCAGCTCAAGCGGGTTTCTCATTCGTGGAGCCGACCTGTGCGCGAACTGCGTCGTGAGCTGCAGCTTCCTCCGGGAGGCGATCCGCTTTGGGAGGGGCAGCATTCGCCTCATTTGGTGCTGGCGATGTTCTCAGGTCGTTTCGGACCGCCGCAACCGGACTGGCCGCCGAACGTCCACGTCACTGGGTTTCCGTTCCTCGACGCACCTGACGAACCGTTGGATGAGGGATTGGAACGCTTTGTCAGCGAAGGCGCCCCCCCCATTGTCTTCACACTGGGGAGCGCGGCAGTGCGAGTGGCGGGCGACTTCTATTCCGTAGCGGCACAAGTGGCGCGGTGCCTGAATCGGCGAGCTGTGCTCGTGGCGGGTTCTGCGGCTGCAGCTCTGCGCGCCGACCTTCCGCCCAGTATGACGGCTGTGGAATGGGCAAGTTATCCCGGTCTCTTCTCTCGGGCATCCGCGGTCGTGCATCAGGGCGGCGTGGGCACCACCGCGCAGGCGCTTCGAGCTGGGGCACCACAGCTCGTCGTGCCGTTCGCGCACGACCAGTTTGACAACGCCGACCGGGTTGGCCGGCTCGGCGTTGGACGAATCCTGCGGCGGTCACGCTTCTCGCAACGGTCGCTCGCGCGAGAACTGGAAGGTTTGCTGGCCGATCAGCAGATGACCGGAATCGCAGCCAAGGAAGGCCGCTGGGTTCGAGAGGAGGGCGGCGCGGCGCGCGCTGCGGATGTTCTGCTCGAGCGGTTCAGTTGA
- a CDS encoding acyltransferase, translating into MSFSQRIGLLLSHVRGAGGILWRWEAAWKGAILADGSRFAGRPLISVFPGSRMILGPDLQLNSAVRSNPMGCFQPCVLRTMGPNAVLELGRGVGLSGTVLVAGKEIRVGEGTIFGSGAVVADNDFHFPEGEWAWGFDCVREAKPIHIGRGCFIGARAIILKGVTLGDRAIVGAGAVVTKDVPARHLAVGNPARIIPPKTSAK; encoded by the coding sequence TTGAGTTTCTCACAACGGATCGGCCTCCTGCTCAGTCATGTTCGGGGAGCTGGAGGCATCTTGTGGCGCTGGGAAGCGGCCTGGAAAGGGGCGATTCTCGCCGATGGCAGCCGCTTTGCCGGCCGGCCTTTGATCAGCGTTTTTCCGGGATCCAGGATGATTCTGGGCCCCGATCTGCAGCTCAACAGCGCTGTCCGGTCCAATCCCATGGGATGCTTCCAACCCTGTGTACTCCGCACCATGGGACCAAACGCGGTACTCGAACTAGGTCGCGGCGTCGGGTTGAGCGGAACCGTGCTCGTCGCAGGAAAGGAGATCCGTGTGGGCGAAGGAACGATCTTCGGATCGGGTGCGGTGGTAGCCGACAACGATTTCCATTTTCCTGAAGGAGAGTGGGCTTGGGGATTCGACTGCGTTCGGGAGGCCAAGCCGATCCACATCGGGCGCGGATGTTTCATCGGAGCCCGGGCCATCATTCTCAAAGGCGTAACCCTGGGAGATCGTGCGATCGTAGGTGCCGGTGCGGTGGTGACCAAAGATGTGCCCGCCAGGCACCTTGCCGTGGGCAACCCTGCTCGGATCATCCCACCCAAAACCTCAGCGAAATGA
- a CDS encoding beta-galactosidase produces the protein MCSVGSFGGKTNRWLLGILVRVRVCLVGMVLVWFGLASPGWAAVNSPPEAPSQLTVLPEAEWDRPVLRRVPFSSEAVAAGGNVAIPVSLRVAGLSGVVSANIVLTNRLAGGGGSVLRQGSNVLSGDLRGMVDFSEIVAVPPGARAGWYEVWISLSDQGGLLDTIPSAGVTQVAPGTFAVGEVLVEHVLQRRGVSIWGFNEPAGSSEFVDIFAQRWPLFLTASTLPVSGVASPFGRALRFPSTTLSPPSVIIPWQSTPAPPFTLGFWFNLEKGANLTTILGSGVYARNGLRMGLVTRGSNKLAAAWANQSGGTLELISTNKIKTNEWHHLALTFDGSVGVLYVDGVAAARQTGAVVVPATKPLMFQGGAITNEMSFSGLVDELLVASSALSGTEISELVSNYRSSGSLLPSSLGAAPILLPIPDQRVRAGRLLSLRIPVFDGDYDLGPIASPDLPAGALIDSAKRTFHWTPAFTQTGLHLVTIRATDLAGRASESLFAIDVLPAPVPATTNLFLYSVRSTNYPSQQPQLTLITSANLDGLLKEGERLVLEHATNPAARLRIVSSRGEEMYRGGYGLMPPLPAGHYFIETEGDRRHLMVLPRDYQGSSFLGIMADRPGSPEPLARAAILRPGWRRLGTAVSWADIEPTKGTYNWTGYDQWIAINRTNGSKILIMLVDALPVWLRGATEATVITELKRYTRDYVRRNKTKFDVLEPFNEPSMSPIKLGSIRGLTNDYLLGAQFLARAYAEVATVVRAEMGTNVQLAGPTWENIVMPFDRMQAVMGAAGFGGSVTAGDFHDYVMGRRAPDGKEPGFYNVRQSSEIMRRNSGGAPFFVSEIGLHGKSALGYLSDPVAVANEPYGETGIGWYLGFRRTLVSMIMYHGAGATAVSAHDFNIGAALEMGGLEQAPGGKTRGFKPQATAHVMISYWLNQSVPVVQGSKEDRLFVYSIQRPGGESLVFAWTPESTTMPMDPVRTDSLIQSGAVQVHDIFGRGFVPSSFGEEPILFRSSTLSPTALAGAVLGLETASCDEVIDRPAEECDCNNLDNQTCGSLGYGTGTLGCVSNRFDFAGCQFSHPQTLLTAHFPLNELSGTAIQDLSSRQAVARLYTPNVSKSWVNSSRGRVLHLDGFVTNVPVEFLVISNRSYQVLPGSGAPFTISMWVNVRSRPSTNWVSIMGCDRYDISGFRMCVLNTGQVGWWTSQGQGNIDLISPSVLSTNAWHHLAVTYHTGGAKLYVDGALAAETVNNVYLPSGTDIFVGHGMTGSNIYPLNGEVDDIRFYSRVLSALEIARLAAGP, from the coding sequence GTGTGCTCGGTTGGTTCGTTCGGCGGGAAGACGAACCGGTGGCTCCTAGGCATCCTTGTCCGGGTGAGGGTCTGCTTGGTTGGAATGGTGCTGGTCTGGTTCGGCCTGGCATCTCCGGGTTGGGCGGCCGTGAACTCGCCGCCGGAGGCCCCTTCGCAACTGACCGTCTTGCCGGAGGCTGAATGGGATCGGCCGGTTCTTCGGCGCGTGCCGTTCTCCTCGGAGGCGGTAGCGGCTGGCGGCAACGTCGCCATTCCGGTCTCCTTGCGTGTGGCCGGTCTGTCGGGAGTGGTGTCGGCGAACATCGTGCTCACCAATCGGCTCGCGGGAGGGGGGGGATCGGTGTTACGTCAGGGCTCCAACGTGTTGTCGGGAGACTTGAGGGGGATGGTCGATTTCAGCGAGATAGTGGCTGTGCCGCCGGGTGCCAGGGCGGGCTGGTATGAGGTGTGGATTTCGCTGAGCGATCAGGGCGGCCTGCTCGACACGATTCCGAGCGCGGGTGTCACCCAGGTTGCTCCGGGCACTTTCGCTGTCGGCGAGGTCCTGGTTGAGCATGTCTTGCAGCGGAGAGGGGTTAGCATCTGGGGTTTCAATGAGCCCGCTGGCAGTTCGGAGTTTGTCGACATCTTTGCCCAGCGATGGCCCCTCTTTTTGACAGCGTCCACGCTCCCTGTGAGCGGTGTGGCTAGTCCATTCGGTCGGGCCTTGCGCTTTCCATCCACCACGCTGAGCCCACCCAGTGTCATCATTCCTTGGCAGAGCACTCCTGCTCCCCCCTTCACTCTTGGCTTTTGGTTTAATCTCGAAAAGGGGGCCAACCTAACCACGATTCTAGGCAGCGGGGTTTACGCGCGCAATGGGCTGAGGATGGGCCTTGTCACTCGCGGTTCCAATAAGCTCGCGGCCGCCTGGGCGAACCAGAGCGGTGGGACCTTGGAGCTCATCAGCACCAATAAGATCAAGACCAACGAGTGGCATCACCTGGCGCTCACCTTTGACGGCAGCGTGGGCGTTCTCTATGTCGATGGAGTTGCGGCTGCGCGGCAGACGGGCGCCGTCGTGGTTCCCGCGACAAAGCCTCTGATGTTCCAGGGCGGCGCGATTACGAATGAGATGTCTTTTTCCGGCCTCGTGGACGAGCTTCTGGTGGCGTCGAGCGCGCTTTCAGGAACGGAGATCTCCGAACTCGTTTCCAACTATCGGTCCTCTGGTTCGTTGCTTCCGAGTTCCCTCGGCGCGGCTCCGATCTTGCTGCCGATTCCCGATCAACGCGTGAGGGCGGGGCGGTTGCTCAGTCTGCGTATCCCGGTGTTTGACGGGGATTATGATTTGGGGCCGATTGCTTCCCCCGATCTGCCTGCGGGGGCTTTGATTGATTCCGCCAAGCGGACCTTCCATTGGACCCCGGCGTTCACTCAGACCGGACTGCATCTGGTGACCATCCGAGCCACGGATCTGGCCGGGCGAGCCAGCGAGAGTCTGTTTGCGATCGATGTGCTTCCGGCCCCGGTGCCAGCAACCACCAATCTCTTTCTCTATTCTGTCCGTTCCACCAATTACCCGTCCCAGCAGCCACAGCTTACCCTCATCACGTCGGCCAACCTGGATGGCCTGCTCAAGGAAGGGGAACGGCTCGTTCTGGAACACGCCACCAATCCGGCGGCGCGCCTCCGGATCGTCTCGTCGCGTGGGGAGGAGATGTATCGCGGCGGCTACGGGCTGATGCCCCCGCTCCCCGCCGGCCACTATTTCATCGAAACCGAGGGCGACCGTCGTCACCTGATGGTCCTGCCGCGGGACTATCAGGGCTCGTCCTTCTTGGGGATCATGGCGGATCGGCCAGGCAGTCCGGAGCCGTTGGCACGAGCCGCGATTCTGCGGCCGGGGTGGCGGCGGCTAGGCACGGCTGTGAGTTGGGCGGACATTGAGCCCACCAAGGGCACCTATAACTGGACCGGATATGATCAATGGATCGCCATCAATCGCACCAACGGCAGCAAGATTCTGATCATGCTGGTCGATGCGTTGCCGGTGTGGCTGAGGGGAGCGACGGAGGCCACCGTGATCACCGAGCTCAAGCGATACACGCGCGATTATGTGAGGCGCAACAAGACCAAGTTTGACGTGCTGGAGCCCTTCAACGAGCCATCGATGAGCCCCATCAAGCTGGGATCGATTCGGGGCCTCACCAATGATTATCTTCTGGGCGCGCAGTTCCTGGCGCGAGCGTATGCGGAGGTCGCCACGGTGGTGAGGGCGGAGATGGGAACCAATGTTCAGTTGGCCGGCCCAACTTGGGAGAACATCGTGATGCCGTTTGACCGAATGCAGGCGGTCATGGGTGCGGCGGGGTTTGGAGGATCGGTGACCGCGGGTGATTTTCACGATTACGTGATGGGACGGCGCGCGCCGGATGGGAAGGAGCCGGGGTTCTACAATGTGCGGCAGTCGTCGGAAATCATGCGTCGGAACAGTGGCGGGGCGCCGTTCTTTGTTTCCGAGATTGGATTACACGGCAAGTCAGCGCTGGGTTATCTGTCAGACCCGGTCGCGGTGGCGAACGAGCCTTACGGGGAAACCGGCATTGGGTGGTATCTCGGGTTTCGGCGAACCCTGGTGTCGATGATCATGTATCACGGCGCTGGCGCGACCGCCGTGTCGGCTCACGATTTCAACATCGGCGCCGCTTTGGAGATGGGCGGCCTGGAACAGGCCCCCGGAGGAAAGACCCGTGGGTTTAAACCGCAGGCGACCGCCCATGTGATGATCAGCTACTGGCTGAACCAGAGTGTTCCGGTGGTGCAAGGATCCAAGGAAGATCGGCTGTTTGTGTATTCGATTCAGCGTCCCGGGGGTGAAAGCTTGGTGTTTGCCTGGACCCCGGAATCTACCACGATGCCCATGGATCCGGTCAGGACTGATAGTTTGATCCAGTCGGGAGCGGTTCAAGTTCACGATATTTTTGGGCGAGGTTTTGTGCCATCGTCCTTCGGAGAGGAGCCGATTCTGTTTCGGTCGTCGACGCTTAGTCCGACGGCGTTGGCTGGGGCGGTTTTGGGGTTGGAGACCGCATCCTGCGATGAGGTAATCGATCGGCCCGCTGAGGAGTGTGATTGCAACAATTTGGACAATCAGACCTGCGGCTCGCTTGGGTATGGGACGGGGACCCTTGGTTGTGTGAGCAATCGCTTCGATTTTGCCGGCTGCCAGTTCTCGCATCCGCAGACGCTGCTGACGGCGCATTTCCCTCTCAACGAGCTGTCGGGCACCGCCATTCAGGACCTCTCTTCGCGTCAGGCGGTGGCCAGGCTTTACACACCGAATGTGTCCAAGAGCTGGGTGAACTCCTCCCGGGGTCGGGTGCTGCATCTGGATGGGTTTGTGACGAACGTGCCCGTCGAGTTTCTAGTGATCTCCAATCGGAGCTACCAGGTGCTCCCGGGTTCTGGGGCGCCCTTCACGATCTCGATGTGGGTGAACGTGAGATCCAGGCCGTCCACCAACTGGGTCAGCATCATGGGTTGTGACCGCTACGACATTAGTGGGTTTCGGATGTGTGTGTTGAACACGGGGCAGGTGGGGTGGTGGACATCGCAGGGGCAGGGAAACATCGACCTGATCTCTCCCTCGGTCCTGTCCACGAATGCCTGGCATCATTTGGCAGTGACCTATCACACCGGGGGCGCCAAGCTTTACGTGGATGGCGCGTTAGCAGCCGAGACAGTGAACAACGTCTATTTGCCCTCGGGCACGGACATCTTTGTGGGGCATGGCATGACCGGGTCAAACATCTATCCGTTGAACGGAGAGGTGGACGACATCCGGTTTTATTCGCGCGTGTTGAGTGCGCTTGAGATTGCTCGCCTCGCGGCCGGCCCCTGA
- a CDS encoding fibronectin type III domain-containing protein, producing MAPLACWIAMLFALLPQTWAGEVAVAWDPPQDASEVASYVVRYGTASGHYVASTNVGVRTSAILRNLQGGMTYYFTASSVSASGEESVSSNEVSVEVPGPPPQPPGAANVYMAQNTTSPAYPFWLSGLNGSTNWVLLAQSSNPDLIAPANIALSGTGSNRFVRLTPQPDQRGTSVITLLATDFILTNSTSFQAEVTPPNLAPVVDAGAGTTVRTNLNYMLRGRATDDSLPRTPGRLAMRWSKVSGPGTVTFGNSNFAVTSVRLGSPGLYRLRLTAFDGELTSSSDTIIRALLLSDTTPPVIANFTVVEVTSSSISVSWSTDEPADDQLKFTIGDALPKFSWLNPTPRTNHLVILTNLNSDTSYTLIGRSRDSSANQSFSDPLIVRTLSEVLVTSPVRTSEQRSTTDRESTLKNVDEGLRPGDEDPASDLRITLMLRTGWNLISCPVTAQVPVLSDLLPNPPDGTYLLKWDAAADATATNYFSGGQWLDVTMPLQAGEGGYLYNPGLPYPWTLSGTVRPLSSASTPERTAQGGLRFLGVPGPYSGLLTSVLPGFRFQEGDQVRRLRVDTGTYETSRYDGHNWDIVPTINIGEGVIIDLSPPEEVSP from the coding sequence ATGGCGCCGCTAGCTTGTTGGATCGCAATGCTGTTCGCACTGCTCCCCCAGACGTGGGCAGGCGAAGTGGCCGTGGCCTGGGATCCACCCCAAGACGCCTCCGAGGTGGCGAGCTATGTGGTCCGGTATGGGACAGCCAGCGGGCACTACGTGGCCAGCACCAACGTGGGCGTTCGAACCAGCGCTATCTTGAGAAACCTCCAAGGAGGGATGACCTACTACTTTACGGCCAGCTCGGTGTCCGCCTCGGGCGAAGAAAGTGTGTCCTCCAACGAGGTCTCGGTCGAAGTCCCCGGCCCTCCCCCCCAACCCCCCGGGGCCGCCAACGTTTACATGGCGCAGAATACCACCAGTCCAGCCTATCCCTTCTGGCTCTCTGGACTCAACGGGTCCACTAACTGGGTGCTGCTCGCCCAAAGCTCGAATCCGGACTTGATCGCCCCCGCGAACATCGCGCTGAGCGGGACCGGATCCAATCGCTTCGTCCGCCTGACCCCACAGCCCGACCAACGAGGAACCTCGGTCATCACCCTGCTCGCGACGGACTTCATTCTCACCAACTCGACAAGCTTTCAGGCCGAGGTCACGCCGCCCAACCTGGCGCCGGTGGTCGATGCGGGAGCAGGGACGACGGTGCGAACCAATCTCAACTACATGCTGCGCGGCCGTGCCACCGACGATAGCCTGCCGCGAACGCCCGGCCGCCTGGCCATGCGGTGGTCCAAGGTCAGCGGACCCGGCACTGTCACTTTTGGGAATTCAAACTTCGCGGTTACTTCCGTTCGACTGGGGTCCCCAGGGCTCTATCGCCTGAGGTTAACGGCCTTCGATGGGGAGTTGACCTCTTCGAGCGACACCATCATCCGAGCACTCCTACTCTCGGACACCACCCCTCCCGTCATTGCAAACTTCACCGTGGTCGAGGTCACCTCCAGCTCGATATCGGTCTCCTGGAGTACGGATGAACCAGCCGATGACCAGCTAAAGTTTACCATTGGCGACGCTCTGCCGAAGTTTAGCTGGCTCAACCCAACTCCACGGACCAATCACCTGGTTATACTCACCAACCTGAATTCCGACACGTCATACACCCTGATTGGAAGATCCAGAGACTCCAGCGCAAACCAGTCATTCTCCGATCCGCTGATTGTTCGAACACTGAGTGAAGTGCTGGTCACATCCCCGGTTCGGACCAGCGAGCAACGAAGCACGACCGATCGTGAGTCGACCCTCAAGAACGTGGATGAAGGCCTTCGACCAGGAGATGAGGATCCCGCTTCGGACCTGCGAATCACCCTCATGCTCAGGACCGGATGGAATCTCATCAGCTGTCCCGTCACGGCTCAGGTCCCAGTCCTCTCCGACCTTCTGCCCAACCCTCCCGACGGAACCTACCTTCTGAAATGGGATGCAGCTGCCGATGCCACCGCCACCAACTATTTCAGCGGGGGACAGTGGCTGGATGTCACGATGCCTCTCCAGGCGGGTGAGGGAGGCTACCTCTACAATCCAGGCCTGCCCTACCCCTGGACCTTGTCCGGAACAGTCCGACCGCTTTCCTCCGCCTCAACGCCCGAGCGCACCGCACAGGGAGGCCTTCGTTTTCTGGGAGTGCCCGGCCCCTACTCCGGCTTGCTCACGTCTGTGCTTCCTGGCTTCCGTTTTCAGGAAGGGGATCAGGTACGGCGATTGAGAGTCGACACCGGAACCTACGAGACTTCGCGCTACGACGGCCACAATTGGGATATCGTACCGACGATCAACATTGGCGAAGGCGTGATCATCGATCTGTCCCCGCCAGAAGAAGTATCACCTTGA